Genomic segment of Acinetobacter larvae:
TCGGTAAACCGTTTAGGGTAATTTTCTCATGTAATACATCGCGGGTCGTGCCGGCAATATCCGTCACAATCGCACGTTCATTGCCAGCTAAAGCATTGAGTAGACTAGATTTACCAGCATTTGGCTTACCAGCAATCACCACTTGCAAACCTTCTCGTAATAACTGTCCTTGACGTGCAGAATGTTGTACTTGGCTTACAGAATGTTGTACTTGTTGTAATAAGCTCAGAATTTTGCCATCAGCTAAAAAGTCTATTTCTTCTTCTGGAAAATCAATTGCTGCTTCTACATGTAAACGCAAATGAATCAACTGCTCTAGTACAGTATTGACTTTATTGGAAAAAGCACCTTGTAAAGAACGTACAGCTGAGCGTGCAGCAGCTTGCGAACTGGCATCAATCAAATCGGCAATGGCTTCTGCCTGAACCAAATCCATTTTGCCATTTTCAAAAGCACGTAAGGAAAACTCTCCTGCTTTTGCCGCCACAGCACCCAATGCCAAGGTGCGTGCCAAGACAGTATTTAGAATTACAGGTCCACCATGCCCTTGAATCTCAACAACATCTTCTCCAGTAAATGACTGTGGACCGGCAAAGCAAATGATCAGTCCTTCATCCATCACTTGCTGCTCTGCGTCGTAAAAGCGACGAAAACAGGCAAAACGTGTAGCCGGTAAATCTTGTTGGGTGAGTGCGGCAGCAATAGAATAGGCTTTCGGTCCAGACAAACGGATAACGCCTACCCCACCACGACCTGGTGGTGTTGCAATCGCAGCAATCGTGGTTTGACTGACACTGTGGCTCATCATACTTTCCAATTTCATAAAATAAAAAATCCGCCTAAGATTACCATCTTAAGCGGATTTTATCAGCAGTTTCCTGACGCCTAATTGGCCACAGTATTGTCTTTATTTAAGCGTTGTTTTTCGACGCTCTTATTAATAAAGCCTTGCTGTAAGATTGTGATCGAGTTGTTCACAATCCAATATAAAACCAGACCAGCAGGGAAGAACAGCATAAACACTGTAAACATGATAGGCATGATTTTAAAGACTTTTGCTTGCATTGGATCGGCAGGTTGTGGGTTCAGCATTTGCTGAATAAACATGGTTGCCCCCATCAACAATGGCAAGATAAACCATGGGTCCATTGCCGATAGATCTTGAATCCAAAGAATCCAAGGCGCATGGCGTAATTCCACACTTTCCATCAACACCCAATACAAAGCCAAGAAAATCGGCATTTGTAATAATAAAGGCAAACAA
This window contains:
- the mnmE gene encoding tRNA uridine-5-carboxymethylaminomethyl(34) synthesis GTPase MnmE gives rise to the protein MSHSVSQTTIAAIATPPGRGGVGVIRLSGPKAYSIAAALTQQDLPATRFACFRRFYDAEQQVMDEGLIICFAGPQSFTGEDVVEIQGHGGPVILNTVLARTLALGAVAAKAGEFSLRAFENGKMDLVQAEAIADLIDASSQAAARSAVRSLQGAFSNKVNTVLEQLIHLRLHVEAAIDFPEEEIDFLADGKILSLLQQVQHSVSQVQHSARQGQLLREGLQVVIAGKPNAGKSSLLNALAGNERAIVTDIAGTTRDVLHEKITLNGLPITLTDTAGLRETGDLVEQEGIRRAIREIEQADLLLLVYDLSGDEEPLQLAERYFAEHIDRKRLILIGNKCDLTNLTPALSDYQGFRHVRVSAKQDLGVNSLIDCVTAHAGFHPAEDTFIARTRHLDAMQRTQYYLAEAHDQLTVFHAGELVAESLRLAQNALGEITGDFSADDLLGKIFGSFCIGK